A window of Micromonas commoda chromosome 13, complete sequence contains these coding sequences:
- a CDS encoding predicted protein, with amino-acid sequence MGEVAVAVEAFREQFDAGIASLTPDVATLATTWKQQQRVNELCDRLCALVPAHVWCDALLDAGERLFERGQHELARRACFARVADANLLEDEDERWKRAKEDRARGVGPTDRRRMHVLALFGRARCDGAMDAADDPRVRHPQTLERAKRTLANLREATQEAYRGDESLYWLVHNGTVHIHAMCERLMRNGHSAHAVESLMFAVACLESHVLLAVPRYLDWRVTLACEVCAAYDDVGDCDAHARAFIAKCVEHVDDLRQLEALDPVPQTPEVASLYASAERRFRALNARYDEAIVGDAASVTAEMEATALVPGDKARFLMALLADANARIVKHAPPVGTRLAAMEAAREWLAPLVQSMTTGLEHARAVRAAADALRERRAAEAEAGVSGRETSPPPGHDDEEEKPDKEPDEEPDETPAEEGDAPPPNPTQPPPDLEPEAKEAYDAAVAELPLSLHDALMRRAFCYESWETFKALHDLATLRLVEMGASSGGGDGEEKDGSYDADALALAHAAAVLKAVRVLEGGEEFPEPEPEPEPETSDGEPRETAEEEETEEEKARKDPRVKLAMTLRSLPRAAATSCADVVTDAALLLWNGVKDTFKDSRRETTAKDSDEVFAAEILAGCHAGFELVGFDDGALRATVSLRLCLVLERRGDVVSAARVAEEATRAMDQARRALVDAAAGSPDEAVRHVTAECVWLGSADDDDDDKNDEKNDATGDSPGGDSPVGFARASTSETERALAAIHADLLAAYHRLAIAAGMEAERARSDALVAELTAMSERRTLESTIYGVKSAWDLKRETRALERAGVLPHAPAALEERLIDEAGRNPWRRAVLLTQMAASRPKRENREALLEEAAESLVEGERIERELHAAATRKEETTTTTTTTKRWLVPRAPRVLTRTDVSVTLIPPELQNSLRSPIRGREHPEPATFAVLAKVHTSGMAPGLHNVDLPGSGVRLPADGSVKRVTVTGLTPNECYTFSVVAYDENGDVIGGPGLATDGIVCMHPLPSTTLWSNLAVAASRLGCLGVAKRAAGTVSRRFVNTRRPPRFYYESHPMSLQRLRGDLMAGSTFPTMRAVARSLLVAAECALASRMPERPAGDPPVPLSVPEVQDQVFRLRCAKKILMAMELARYVDDVPLTQEIALRLGNCLAPLLTSSRKSRLLVTALAQCVSQLRDTGAARHGAVARLSASLLFELASIARDGGERGVLSDVATLALDSLEDVDLAPNPERKSLEQFLLSLPEWKDLRSDALAERVAAAESESASDPCAAVLPKISVDGAKAAFDALEGIGEEIHAHDEYLRAFARIARAAVAQGLDADLPTWTDSVLAKFKAATAVAPLEFPAPPDEEPDIALPEEEETRVAALETAAEAAAETLAAAEETLAAEGTTDEDKAAAEERKAAAEAAKAAADGARDAAMAEAVRREKAARTLTRKLPPMFARRNAKLAARPVIASNSPWHAEVHTTLGLVKHERAEDTVRAEGLPNVPEEAATNEAAEPEPAAAADAAAADAEPETDADAEASPPPPPPPPALDAMRSFARGVELASRVGAHGRLMNAARAMHTLARSPSCGLNADRRLAKSGGAGLLAVAAARLVEHLEKLRVGTVDESPIVAVDGGATRAPVDDEGDRLREERRARIVEAQPPRERDPPPPWFAHRPGVAPEFCLRFVVTAAEACAAAGMNHRAIDLAVGIAEVLGTADAAAAAMPIAVAAARDVAESLPEGMLEGLEKSARAALGARPKPVAALADARALASIDAAEYARRGPATRTLRRATAQDLERNFSLFWNGINEPESSAAYFGAEITLPPWKTGLLETGTPSAWKPPVGSTPLAHGDAVEAAYARAVATARTDNDADVVAQALLELGDFKALTGHPTAAAFHWSACVDQITGCYRAVTTAGASAVPGDPEACLRRYGLWGCLRGAQAAARLASLGSVRRASDGGGSSDGVGSVMLGNGHRIEAARISAALFAAPFASTLAHSPRAVDIVSGRRTPPAQLWDGVDAHGSDPFRFDARAACDFATDVGELLVASGRSLEALPPLAVAEHLAAHALRDARACARVRCAQAAALAGVGRFDAAGEKIDGVLAGDSLPSTSTGPDGRVVRDDAGAVVTRREAGGENAERIATFDVSAGVGAEANKAAIERVAAGEMPDAVAELYGEEVCAELSLVRARWLTALATPLAVWRGDDADAVTGEPIAEPDGSVDANVRDDVLARAEKILTELAESTLAAVAAAAAAEQERIEARRAKAAEAREAREAARAEKEASEKAEREAAAAAEKEAREKAEREEEEAYELAGPYPIAVKKPPPAEDPDAAGAPGGGSDAENADPNAADGTGRDEKEPEDAGRTEGEPPLHPDPDLDLDVEEEDVVAKEVEEGETRRVISPWLCATSSQMSILARAKASLAEVLRARNRPKAAFDEATAAARELEAIGDGRPEGVAPNGAAASKARDALRAVAHDRGSHALWLDLRAECALCLLELGHLDRCRELAASCAAAAEHLGATDHRRLFRYVAARAAATAGDVETALASYDATLREMTTPQTPGGDGSPPPTPEFLASVAGTTAELLLRLGDASAAEARLEPATAITRAHADALGLAQSLLYPDARSVHNPAVGILVGLLLLRAHAVVNSPGRLAECAALLDEASSLCGSHTAATDARTHATIAMLRGHALARMSGRDKGTYAKRTEAEASLTKALAWACSPGAAHDRRLIRACLLELASILVPVAEAEAAGVGDGPPAASPDDAKATARVVACLRHAAKAAKMRDAFEHESRFFADAATSTKWPAGLSEAVAEEEAAREATPGRAKLDGADAAQARLAVASFVRLVGRLPAIGCFAPGARSAREIAAATHSALAGSCDAYKQRCCFAEVPALPPGVNVDADVDADLPSGGDGAREGDASSPVARVVEVGAVHAQWIEPASEPPGFARAKKSGRPVCLIFVVSSGDEAVAAVAGEASFDVKEVRAMQREVKTMRKELKDAGEAGVERARLDAFLRRFADFVEGPPPPDPKRARSRSPVPTPDPEDPTGGEGDGYGDGEGDGGVPPAEEATADAAVDEAPPPMTTAEDVSLLSALEAFASPDGGYCGVNPALCAILHPALAKRRASRP; translated from the exons ATGGGCGAggttgccgtcgccgtggaggcgTTCCGGGAGCAGTTCGATGCGGGGATAGCGTCGCTCAcgcccgacgtcgcg ACGCTGGCGACGACCTGGAAGCAGCAACAGAGGGTGAACGAGCTGTGCGATCGCCTGtgcgcgctcgtccccgcgcaCGTGTGgtgcgacgcgctgctcgacgcgggcgagcgcctgTTCGAACGAGGGCagcacgagctcgcgcgacgcgcgtgcttcgcgcgagtcgcggacgcgaacctgctggaggacgaggacgagcgatggaagcgcgcgaaggaggacagggcgcgcggcgttggtcCCACGGACAGGCGGCGCATgcacgtcctcgcgctcttcggccgagcgcgatgcgacggcgcgatggacgcggcggacgacccgcgcgtgcgccatcCGCAGACGCTCGAGCGAGCCAAACGCACGCTCGCCAACCTacgcgaggcgacgcaggAGGCgtaccgcggcgacgaatcGCTCTATTGGCTCGTACACAACGGCACCGTGCACATCCACGCGATGTGCGAGCGTTTAATGCGCAACGGACACTcggcgcacgccgtcgagtCGCTCatgttcgccgtcgcctgtTTGGAATcgcacgtcctcctcgccgtccctCGATACCTGGACTGGCGCGTCACGCTGGCGTGCGAGGTGTGCGCGGCGTACGACGACGTGGGTGACTGCGatgcgcacgcgcgcgccttcaTCGCGAAGTGCGTCGAGCACGTGGACGACCTGCGGCAACTCGAGGCTCTCGACCCCGTGCCGCAGACGCCCGAGGTGGCGTCGCTCTACGCGAGCGCGGAACGAAGGTTCAGGGCGCTCAACGCGAGGTACGACGAGGCCAtcgtgggcgacgccgcgtccgtcacggccgagatggaggcgacggcgctcgtgcCCGGGGACAAGGCCCGGTTCCTGatggcgctcctcgccgacgcgaacgcgaggaTTGTTAAacacgcgccgcccgtcgggacgcggctggcggcgatggaggcggcgcgcgagtgGCTCGCCCCGCTCGTGCagtcgatgacgacgggACTGGAGCACGCCCGggcggtccgcgcggcggcggacgcgctgagggagaggcgggcggcagaggcggaggctggggTGTCGGGAAgggagacgtcgccgcccccgggccacgacgacgaagaggagaAGCCGGATAAAGAGCCGGATGAAGAGCCGGACgagacgcccgcggaggagggcgacgcgccgccgccgaatcCCACGCAACCCCCGCCGGACCTCGAGcccgaggccaaggaggcgtacgacgccgccgtcgccgagctccctCTCTCGCTACACGACGCGCTgatgcgccgcgcgtttTGTTACGAATCGTGGGAGACGTTCAAGGCGCTGCACGACTTGGCGACGTTGAGGCTCGTCGAGATGGGCGCTTCgagcggaggcggcgacggggaggaaaAGGATGGATcgtacgacgcggacgcgcttgcgctggcgcacgcggcggcggtgctgaAGGCTGTGCGGGTCCTGGAGGGTGGCGAAGAATTTcccgagccggagccggagcccgagcccgaaaCCTCCGACGGGGAACCGCGCGAAACGGCCGAGGAAGaagagacggaggaggaaaAGGCGCGAAAGGATCCCAGGGTGAAGCTCGCCATGACCCTGCGAAgccttccccgcgccgccgcgacgtcgtgcgcggacgtcgtgACTGACGCCGCACTGCTCCTGTGGAACGGCGTCAAGGACACATTCAAAGACTCGAGgcgggagacgacggcgaaaGATTCGGACGAagtcttcgccgccgagattCTCGCCGGGTGCCACGCCGGTTTCGAGCTCGTGGGattcgacgacggcgcgctgcgAGCCACCGTCTCGCTTCGCCTGTGCCTGGTCctcgaacgtcgcggcgacgtcgtctccgcggcgcgcgtcgccgaggaggcgacgcgcgcgatggaccaagcgcgaagagcgctcgtcgacgccgcggcgggatcgcccgacgaagccgtcaggcacgtcaccgccgagtGCGTCTGGCTCGGTTccgcagacgacgacgacgacgacaaaaATGACGAAAAAAACGATGCAaccggtgactcaccgggcggtgactcaccggtcgggttcgctcgcgcgtcgacgtcggagacggaacgcgcgctcgcggcgatccaCGCGGAcctgctcgcggcgtacCATCGACTGGcaatcgccgccgggatggAGGCGGAACGAGCGAGGTCCGACgcactcgtcgccgagctcaccgcTATGAGCGAGCGTCGCACGCTCGAGTCCACCATCTACGGCGTCAAGTCCGCGTGGGACTTGAAGCGGGAGACCCGCGCgttggagcgcgcgggggttttgccgcacgcgccggcggctttGGAGGAGAGGCTCATAGACGAAGCCGGGCGCAACCCGTGGCGACGAGCCGTCCTTCTCACGcagatggcggcgtcgaggccgaaGCGAGAGAaccgcgaggcgctcctcgaggaggcggcggagtccTTAGTGGAAGGGGAGCGGATAGAGCGCGAGcttcacgcggcggcgacgcggaaggaggagacgacgacgacgacgacgacgacgaagagatGGCTcgtgccccgcgccccgcgcgtgtTGACGCGAACCGACGTCTCCGTCACGCTCATCCCGCCCGAGCTTCAGAACAGCCTGAGGAGCCCCATACGCGGTCGCGAGCACCCGGaacccgcgacgttcgccgtcctcgccaaggTTCACACCTCCGGCATGGCGCCGGGTCTGCACAACGTGGACCTGCCCGGCTCGGGGGTGCGACTACCCGCGGATGGCTCGGTGAAGCGCGTCACCGTGACGGGCCTCACCCCGAACGAGTGCTACACGTTCTCGGTCGTCGCTTacgacgagaacggcgacgtcatcggcggGCCGGGACTCGCCACCGACGGGATAGTGTGCATGCACCCGCTGCCCAGCACGACGCTCTGGTCCAACCTGGCGGTGGCTGCGTCCAGGCTCGGATGCCTCGGGGTGGCGAAGCGAGCGGCTGGAACGGTTTCGAGGCGTTTTGTCAacacccgccgcccccccaGGTTCTACTACGAATCGCACCCGATGAGCCTTCAGAGGCTTCGCGGCGACCTCATGGCGGGTTCCACGTTCccgacgatgcgcgcggtcgcgaggTCGCTTCTCGTGGCGGCGGAATGCGCGCTGGCGTCGAGGATGCCCGAGAGGCCCGCGGGCGACCCGCCCGTACCGTTGTCCGTCCCCGAGGTTCAGGACCAGGTTTTCCGGTTGCGGTGCGCCAAGAAGATTTTGATGGCgatggagctcgcgcggtacgtcgacgacgtgccgCTGACGCAGGAAATCGCGCTGCGCCTCGGTAACTGCCTGGCGCCGCTGCTGACGTCGAGCAGAAAGTCGCGACTGCTGGTgacggcgctggcgcagtGCGTATCGCAACTGCGGGAtaccggcgcggcgcgccacggcgccgtcgcgaggctCTCCGCGTCGCTGCTCTTCGAGctggcgtccatcgcgcgcgacggcggcgagcgcggggtcttgagcgacgtcgcgacgctcgcgctggactcgctcgaggacgtcgacctcgcgccAAATCCGGAGAGAAAATCGCTCGAGCAGTTTCTCCTGTCGCTCCCCGAGTGGAAGGACCTCAGGTCGGACGCactcgcggagcgcgtggcggcggcggagtcggagtccgcgtccgacccgtgcgcggcggtcctGCCCAAGATTTCGGTGGACGGCGCCAaagccgcgttcgacgctcTCGAGGGAATCGGAGAGGAGATtcacgcgcacgacgagtACCTGCGCGCCTTTGCGAGGAtagcgcgagcggcggttGCTCAGGGGTTGGACGCCGACCTACCTACCTGGACGGATTCCGTGCTCGCAAAGTTCAAGGCtgccaccgcggtggcgccttTGGAGtttcccgcgcctcccgacGAGGAGCCCGATATTGCGctgcccgaggaggaggaaacCAGGGTGGCGGCTCTGGaaaccgcggcggaggcggctgcTGAgaccttggccgccgccgaggaaaccctcgccgccgagggcacCACGGACGAGGAtaaggcggccgcggaggagcggaaggcggccgccgaggctgcgaaggcggcggcggacggcgcgcgggacgccgcgatggccgaggCTGTTCGTCGCGAGAAGGCTGCCAGGACGCTGACGAGGAAGTTGCCGCCGATGTTTGCCAGGCGAAACGCGAAACTGGCGGCAAGGCCCGTGATCGCCTCCAACTCCCCGTGGCACGCCGAGGTGCACACCACCCTCGGACTCGTCAAGCACGAACGGGCGGAGGATACGGTACGCGCGGAGGGTCTCCCGAACGTacccgaggaggcggcgaccaACGAAGCggcggagcccgagcccgccgccgccgccgacgccgccgccgccgacgccgagcccgagaccgacgccgatgcggaggcttcaccgccgccgcctcctcccccgcccgcgctcgacgcgatgcgatcattcgcgcggggcgtcgagctGGCTTCCAGGGTGGGCGCGCACGGCCGCCTGATgaacgccgctcgcgccatGCACACGctcgcgaggtcgccgtcgtGCGGCTTGAACGCGGATCGACGATTGGCcaagagcggcggcgccggcctcctcgccgtcgccgctgctcggctcgtcgagcacctcgagAAGCTCCGCGTCGGGACGGTGGACGAGTCCCCGATtgtcgcggtggacggcggcgcgacgagggcgcctgtcgacgacgagggcgatcgGTTAAGggaggagcgacgcgcgaggatcgtcgaggcgcagccgccgagggaacgcgacccgccgccgccgtggttcGCGCACCgaccgggcgtcgcgccggagtTTTGCCTCCGgttcgtcgtcaccgccgccgaggcgtgcgccgccgccggtatGAACCACAGGGCGATTGATCTCGCCGTGGGAATCGCCGAGGTTCTCgggaccgccgacgccgccgccgccgcgatgccgatcgccgtcgccgccgctcgagacGTCGCGGAATCGCTCCCGGAGGGTATGCTGGAAGGTCTCGAgaagagcgcgcgcgcggcgctcggtgCCCGGCCcaagcccgtcgcggcgctcgccgacgcccgagccctcgcgtccatcgacgccgccgagtaCGCGAGAAGGGGCCCGGCGACCCGGACGCTtcgccgcgccaccgcccagGACCTGGAGCGAAACTTTTCGCTGTTTTGGAACGGAATTAACGAGCCGgagtcgtccgccgcgtatTTCGGCGCGGAGATCACCCTCCCGCCGTGGAAAACCGGGCTCCTTGAAACCGGCACACCCTCCGCGTGGAAACCGCCTGTTGGCTCCACTCCGttggcgcacggcgacgcggtggaggcggcgtacgcgcgcgcggtcgcgacggcgaggacggacaacgacgccgacgtcgtcgcgcaggcgctcctcGAACTCGGAGATTTCAAGGCGCTCACCGGGcacccgacggcggcggcgttccactggagcgcgtgcgtcgaccAAATAACCGGATGCTACCGCGCGGTTACCACCGCGGGCGCATCCGCGGTGCCCGGGGACCCGGAGGCGTGCCTCCGAAGGTACGGCTTGTGGGGGTGTCTGCGGGGCGCgcaagccgcggcgcggctcgcgtcgctcggatctgtccgacgcgcgtccgacggcggcggctcgtccgacggcgtcggctcggTGATGCTCGGTAACGGTCACAggatcgaggcggcgaggatctccgccgcgttattcgccgcgccgttcgcgtccacgcTCGCGCACTCGCCCAGGGCGGTCGACATCGTGTCCGGTCGCCGAACGCCGCCCGCGCAGCTgtgggacggcgtcgacgcgcacgggTCGGATCCGTTTCGattcgacgcgagggcggcgtgcgaTTTCGCGACGGACGTCGGAGAACTTCTCGTGGCGTCCGGACGGTCTCTGGAAGCActtccgccgctcgcggtcgccgagcacctcgccgcgcacgcgctgagggacgcgagggcgtgcgcgagggttcggtgcgcgcaggcggcggcgctcgcgggggtgggtcgattcgacgcggccggggaGAAAATCGACGGCGTACTCGCCGGGGACTCTTTGCCGTCTACATCCACCGGACCCGACGGCAGGGTggttcgcgacgacgccggcgcggtggtgacgcgCCGGGAGGCGGGCGGAGAGAACGCGGAGAGAATCGCGACGTTCGACGTgtccgcgggcgtcggggcggaggcgaacaAGGCGGCGATTGAGcgagtcgcggcgggggagatgcccgacgccgtcgccgagttATACGGCGAGGAAGTTTGCGCGGAGCTCtcgctcgtgcgcgcgcgctggctcaccgcgctcgcgacgccgctcgcggtgtggcgcggggacgacgcggacgcggtgacgggcgaGCCGATCGCGGAGCCGGACGGTtccgtcgacgcgaacgtccgGGACGATGTACTGGCTCGAGCCGAGAAGATTTTGACCGAGCTGGCCGagtcgacgctcgcggcggtcgccgccgccgccgccgcggagcaggaACGGATCGAGGCGCGCagggcgaaggcggcggaggcccgcgaagctcgcgaggcggcgcgcgccgagaaggaggctTCCGAGAAGGCTGaacgcgaagccgccgcggcggcggagaaggaggcgagggagaaagcggagcgggaggaggaggaggcgtacGAACTCGCGGGTCCTTACCCCATCGCCGTCAAAAAACCACCACCCGCGGAGgatcccgacgccgcgggagcccCCGGCGGTGGCTCCGACGCGGAGAACGCGGATCCCAACGCCGCAGACGGGACGGGACGGGACGAGAAAGAGCCCGAGGATGCGGGGCGGACGGAAGGGGAACCGCCGCTCCATCCCGACcccgacctcgacctcgacgtcgaggaggaggacgtcgtcgccaaggaggtTGAAGAGGGcgagacgcggcgggtcATCAGCCCCTGGCTGTGCGCGACATCCTCGCAGATGAgcatcctcgcgcgcgccaaggcgtcgctcgcggaggtTCTCCGCGCCAGGAACCGACCCAAAGCCGCCTTTGACGAAgcaaccgccgcggctcgcgagctcgaagcCATCGGCGACGGTCGCCCCGAGGGGGTGGCGCCCAacggagccgccgcgtcgaaggcCCGGGACGCGCTCAGagccgtcgcgcacgaccGCGGCTCGCACGCGCTCTGGCTGGACCTCCGCGCGGAGTGCGCGCTGTGCCTGCTGGAGCTCGGGCACCTCGACCGGTGCCGCGAactcgccgcctcgtgcgccgccgccgccgagcacctcggcgcgacggaccaCCGAAGGCTCTTTCgatacgtcgccgcgcgagccgccgcgaccgccggcgacgtcgaaaccgcgctcgcctcgtacgacgcgacgctgcgggagatgacgacgccgcagaCGCCGGGTGGGGACGgatcgccgcccccgacccCCGAGTTTCTCGCGTCAGTCGCGGGGACAACCGCCGAGCTCTTACTCCgactcggcgacgcgtccgccgcggaggctcggctcgaacccgcgacggcgattacgcgcgcccacgccgacgccctcgggctCGCGCAGTCCCTCCTGTaccccgacgcgcggagcgTGCACAACCCCGCGGTCGGGATTCTCGTCGGGCtgctcctccttcgcgcccACGCGGTTGTCAACTCGCCCGGTCGCCTCGCcgagtgcgccgcgctcctcgacgaagCGTCGTCGCTGTGCGGGTCgcacaccgcggcgacggacgcgaggacgcacgcgacgatcgcgatgCTCCGGGGACACGCACTCGCGAGGATGAGCGGGCGGGACAAAGGCACGTACGCCAAGCGTAcagaggcggaggcgtcgctgacaaaggcgctcgcgtgggcgtgttcgcccggcgccgcgcacgatCGACGGCTGATTCGCGCGTgcctgctcgagctcgcgtctATACTGGTCCCGGTCGCGGAAGCCGAAGCGGCGGGTGTGGGCGAcggcccgcccgcggcgtcgccggacgacgccaaggcgaccgcgcgggtcgtggCGTGCCTGCGAcacgcggccaaggctgcgaagaTGCGCGACGCGTTTGAGCACGAATCACGattcttcgccgacgccgcgacgtcgacgaaaTGGCCCGCGGGGCTGAGcgaagccgtcgcggaggaggaggcggcgagggaggctaCACCCGggcgcgccaagctcgacggcgcggacgccgcgcaggcgaggctcgcggtcgcgtcctTCGTCAGGCTGGTTGGGAGGTTGCCCGCGATTGGGTGTttcgcccccggcgcgcggtcggcgagggaaatcgccgcggcgacgcactcgGCGCTTGCGGGTTCGTGCGACGCGTACAAGCAGCGGTGTTGCTTCGCCGAAGTCCCCGCGCTTCCCCCGGGCGTGaacgtggacgcggacgtggacgcggacctcccgtcgggcggggacggggcgcgagAAGGGGACGCGTcatcgcccgtcgcgagggtGGTTGAGGTgggcgcggtgcacgcgcAGTGGATCGAACCCGCCAGCGAACCCCCGGGTTTCGCCCGAGCGAAAAAGTCTGGGCGACCGGTTTGTCTGATCTTCGTCGTGAGctcgggcgacgaggccgtcgcggccgtcgcgggcgaggcgagctTCGACGTCAAGGAGGTCCGCGCGATGCAGCGCGAGGTGAAGACGATGcgcaaggagctcaaggacgCGGGAGAGGCGGGCGTCGAGAGGGCGAGGTTGGATGCGTTTTTGAGGAGATTCGCCGACTTTGTCGagggaccgccgccgccggatccgAAGCGAGCGAGGTCTAGGAGCCCAGTCCCCACCCCGGACCCCGAGGACCCCaccgggggcgagggcgatggcTATGGCGACGGTGAGGGTGATGGTGGCGTGCctcccgcggaggaggcgaccgcggatGCGGCTGTGgacgaggcgccgccgccgatgacgacggcggaggacgtcTCGCTGCTatcggcgctggaggcgttcgcgtcgcccgacggCGGGTACTGCGGCGTGAACCCCGCGCTGTGCGCGATCCTCCACCCGGCGCTTGCCAAACGACGGGCGAGCCGACCGTAG
- a CDS encoding predicted protein translates to MGGAVPLRARLTAIFGALVLAPDTMLLRLSAFESSSEWLGSWGIVFYRAWGRLVFIPLMYVLANGGRSAAYLDAVRALGAKRLWRGAALYMVQNVAFIVAANMTYIASVLSIVATGPLCSALFSRLLLEEKVPTHTWLASLACVGWVLLIFADALESGGETRHVVGTSVALLVPVGTGAYWTFCKANPDADMVPALSTSGLLGQTLALAVVFTADARSGDGGGYGRVAPLVPVTDDGGVAVTALVCQCVLVAAAFMFLTIGAKDVPSAEVSLYLLMELPIATLLVWWATGETPPWQVFVGAAGLLCTMGVESWIGITESRRESAAEMEVAEVEAA, encoded by the coding sequence ATGGGGGGTGCCGTGCCGCTTCGGGCGCGCCTGACCGCCATATTCGGCGCGTTGGTGCTCGCGCCCGATACGATGCTCCTTCGCCTGTCCGCGTTCGAGTCCAGCTCCGAATGGCTCGGGTCCTGGGGGATCGTCTTCTACCGCGCGTGGGGCCGCCTCGTCTTCATCCCGCTCATGTACGTCCTCGCGAACGGTGGGAGGTCGGCCGCGTATCTCGACGCGGTCAGGGCGCTCGGAGCCAAGCGCCTgtggcggggcgcggcgctttACATGGTCCAGAACGTCGcgttcatcgtcgccgcgaacatGACGTACATCGCGTCGGTCCtgtccatcgtcgccacgGGCCCGCTCTGCTCCGCGCTGTTCAGCAggctgctcctcgaggaAAAAGTACCGACGCACACgtggctcgcgtcgctcgcgtgcgtGGGATGGGTGCTGCTGAtattcgccgacgccctggagagcggcggcgagaccaGGCACGTCGTGGGCACGTCCGTGGCGCTCCTGGTACCCGTGGGAACCGGGGCGTATTGGACGTTTTGTAAGGCGAACCCCGACGCGGACATGGTCCCGGCGCTGTCCACCTCGGGACTCCTCGGTCAAACCCTGGCGCTGGCGGTCGTGTTCACGGCGGATGCGCGaagcggggacggcggcgggtacggccgcgtcgcgccgctcgtcccggtcaccgacgacggcggcgtcgcggtgaccGCGCTCGTGTGTCAGTGCGTCctggtcgcggcggcgtttaTGTTTTTGACCATCGGCGCGAAGGACGTCCCATCCGCCGAGGTGTCGCTCTACCTGCTGATGGAGCTGCCGATTGCGACGTTGTTGGTGTggtgggcgacgggggagacgccgccgtggcagGTGttcgtgggcgccgcgggtctgtTGTGCACCATGGGCGTCGAGTCGTGGATCGGGATAACCGAGTCGAGAcgggagagcgcggcggagatggaagtcgcggaggtggaggccgCGTGA
- a CDS encoding predicted protein, translated as MAERKARLKALRQAKEAAEGGAPAEETKDGGEEPPVLKFRNYLPKDEVLGEAVMKATKAPEFEPVEAKPLAVAEEDDIYDLLPKRENIDLKNHVERKMQKLERKTQRAMIELMQAEEERRMRERGEETD; from the exons ATGGCCGAACGCAAGGCCAGGCTCAAGGCTTTGCGgcaggcgaaggaggcggcggaggggggcgcgcccgcggaggagacgaaGGACGGGGGCGAAGAGCCGCCCGTCCTCAAGTTCCGCAACTACCTGCCCAAGgacgaggtgctcggcgaggccgtgATGAAGGCGACGAAAGCGCCGGAGTTCGAGCCCGTGGAGGCCAAGCCGCTGGCAGTGGCAGAGGAG GATGACATCTACGACCTGCTCCCGAAGCGGGAGAACATCGACCTCAAGAATCACGTGGAGCGAAAGATGCAGAAACTCGAGCGCAAGACGCAGCGCGCGATGATCGAGCTCATGCaagccgaggaggaacgccGGATGCGAGAGCGAGGGGAGGAGACGGATtag